The DNA segment CGGCGCAGCCTTGACCGGCACCGGCGGCGCGGACCGCAAGCTGATCGGCGCCATCCTGATGTCGTTCGGCGGCGTAATCTGCCTGTTGCAGCCGTCCGTCGGCCATAACCAGCTCACCGGCGGGCTGATCGGCCTGATCTCCGGCATGTTCACCGCGCTGGCCTATGTCGAAGTGCGCCAGCTCGGCCAACTGGGCGAGCCTGAAGGCCGCATCGTGTTCTATTTCTCGGCAGTCGGGATGGTGGTAGGCCTGGCCTGGATGCTGTACACCGGGCCGAGCACCCACACCTGGCGCGGCGCGGGCCTGCTGCTGGCCATCGGCATCCTGGCCACGCTCGGCCAGACCGCAATGACACGCGCCTACAAGCGCGGCAACACGCTGCTCACCGCCAACCTGCAGTACGCCGGCATCGTGTTCTCCAGCCTGTGGGGCATGATTGTCTGGCGCGACCAGCTCAACTGGCTGTCCTGGGTTGGCATGGCACTCATCATTGCCAGCGGCATCGCCACCACGCTGACCCGGGCGCGCGAAGGCTCCAACCAGCAGCCAACCGCTGATACCCCGGTCAAGTCGGCCGAGGCGGAAGTGCACCCCGAGGTGTAGCATCGGGGGTGGCGGACCGTGCTCACCCCGCCGCCCGCGCCCGCCCATGCCTTTGCAGCGCGACTATCCCAACCCAAGGTTACGCCATGTTCACCACCCTGATCTCCAGCCAGGACCTGCGCGCGCTGCGCGAAGACGGCAGCCGCCACAGCGTCGTGATCGACTGCAGTTTCGACCTGGCCAACCCGGCCGCCGGACGCGAGGCCTATCACGTGGGCCACCTGCCCGGCGCCTTCTACCTGCACCTGGACAACGAACTGTCCGGCGAGAAAACCGGCACCAACGGCCGGCACCCGTTGCCGGACCCGAACACGCTGAGCGCGCGCCTGCGTGTGCTGGGCGTAAACGATGACACCCAGGTCATTGCCTACGACGCGCAGGGCGGCATGTACGCGGCGCGCGCCTGGTGGCTGCTGCGCTGGCTGGGCCACGGCGCGGTGGCCGTGCTGGATGGCGGCAAGAATGCGTGGGTGGCGGCGGGCCTGCCGCTCGAGGCGGGCAATACGCCGGAGCCGGAAAACCCGGGCAACCTGACGCGCAAGGCGGCGCTGGTAGCTACGGTGGACGCCGACGCCGTGCTGGCGAACCTGGCAAACCCGACCCGGCTGGTGGTGGACGCCCGCGCGGCAGACCGCTTCCGTGGCGAGAACGAAACGCTGGACCCCGTGGGTGGGCATATCCCCGGCGCGGCCAACCGCTTCTTCAAGGACAACCTGGAAGGGAACGGCAGTTTCAAGCCGGCTAGCGCGTTGCGCCAGGAGTTCGGGCAAGTGCTAGGCAGCAAGCCGGCCAGCGAGGCGATCATGCAGTGCGGCTCGGGCGTGACCGCCTGCCACAACCTGCTGGCACTGGAAGTGGCCGGCATGCCGGGCGCCGCGCTCTATCCGGGCTCGTGGAGCGAGTGGTGCGCCGACCCGGCGCGGCCAGTGGCAAGCGGGTCCTGATGGCGGGCGGCGCAAGCCGCCCGGGCCAGCTTATCTTGCGGCTGCGGCCACGCCATGTGGATGGCCATGGCCATGCGCCTCGTGCACGCCATTGGTGATGAAGAAGATGGCGCAGATCCCGGTGGCGACCAGCACGACCTGGATGATCGATTCGCGCCAGCGCGGCTTGCGCTGCATCTGCGGCATCAGGTCGCTTACGGCGATATAGACGAAGCTGCTTGAAGCAATCACCAGCACGTAGGGAATCCAGCCGCTCATCTGGTCGAGCAGGTAGTACCCCACCACGCCGCCGGCGATGGCCGCCAGGCTGGACAGCAGGTTAAAGGCAAAGGCGCGCGCCTTCGAGAACCCGGCGTTGAGCAGCACGATGAAATCGCCCACCTCCTGCGGGATCTCGTGCGCGGCAATGGCCAGCGCGGTGACCAGGCCAATATGCGGATCCGCCAGGAAGGCCGCGGCGATCACGATGCCGTCCGCGAAATTGTGGAAGGTGTCGCCCACCAGGATGGTCATGCCGCTACGGCCAGCTTCCTCCCGGTCATGGCCGTGGTGATGGTGGTGCCCGTCGCCCTCGTGATGATGCGAGTGGCGCAGCAGCGCGACTTTTTCCAGCAGGAAGAAGCCAAGCAGGCCGGCCAGCAAGGTACCGAACAAGGCACGCGGATCGGCGCCGGACTCGAACGCCTCGGGCAGGGAATGCAGCAGCGCCGTGGCCAGCAGCACCCCCACCGAGAAACTCACCATGCGCTCGACCACGCGCGAAGCCACGGTCAGCGACAACAGCGCCGCGCCAAAGATACTGCCCACCCCCGAGATGGTGGCGGCAAGCAGGATGTAGACAAGCGTGGAATCGATGATGGGCTCCTGGGATCGGTATTCCGCTCTTGGAGAGCAGCATCGACCTCAAACGCAACACTGTTGCAAGAAACGAAGCCCGCATTGTACGTAGATTGCAGCCGGTTTTGCAAATCCCGCGGCACAAGTCGGCCTTGTGCCGCGGGCGTGGCGACGCCGGGCCCTGCTGCAAACGCGCGCCAGTGCGGGCCGCGCCTCAAACCCCGTGCTGCTTGAACCAGGCCAGGCAGCGCTGCCAGCCGTCCTTGGCATCGGCTTCGCGGTAACTCGGGCGGTAGTCCGCGTTGAAGGCATGGCCGGATTCCGGGTAGACCACGAAGGTGGAAGCCTTGGCAGAGGGGTCGTTCGATGCAGCCAGCGCCGCCTTCATCTTCTCGACCTGTTCCTGCGTGATGCCGGTGTCCTTACCGCCATAGAGGCCCAGCACCGGCACCTTGAGCTGGCCGACCAGGTCGATCGGGTTGCGCGGCTTGATCGGGGTTGGCTCGCCTACCAGCTGGCCATACCAGGCCACGCCGGCCTTGATCTGCTGGCTATGCGCGGCGTACAGCCAGGTAATGCGCCCGCCCCAGCAAAATCCGGTGATGGCGAGGCGGCTGGTATTGCCGCCGTTGTCCTTGGCCCAAGCCACGGCAGCATCGAGATCGCCCATCACCTGCTCGTCGGGCACCTTGGAAATGAGCTTCGCCTGCAATTCCTGGATGGTGCCGAAGCTGCTCGGGTCGCCCTGGCGCGCGAACAGCTCCGGCGCGATGGCGAGGTAGCCCAGCTTGGCAAAGCGCCGGCAGATGTCGGCGATGTGCTCATGCACGCCGAAGATCTCGCTCACCACCAGCACCACCGGCAGGTTGGTCTTGCCTTCCGGCTGGGCGCGGTACGCGGGCATGTTGAAGCCGCCCGAGGGAATCGTCACCTCGCCGGCGGCAAGGCCTGCGAAATCGGTCTTGATGGCCTGTGCCATCACGGGCAAGGCGGCTGCGGCAAAAGCCGAACCTAGCGCCGTCTTGACGAAGGCGCGGCGGTCAAAGGACTGGCTGGGTACGAGGCTTTCCACTTCTGGCTTCAGCATGCGGTCTCCTGTCTGGCGTGGATGGCGAATCTGGATGGACGGCGCACGGGGTGGCACCGCCGCCGTGGCGAGATCCGATTCTAAGCAAACATGGAGTTCAGCGCACGCAGCCGGCAAGCGGGGCGGTTCGCAGTGCGATTCGCCCTGCGCCGGCGCGTGTCAGTGCAGCTTGACGCGCGGGCTGGTCTTGCTGCGCAGCCAGTGGGTCACGGTATCCAGCCCCATGCCCACGGCGCCATGCAACGCCATGACGTGCATGCGGTACAGCGAGCTGTACATCACACGTGCCATCAGCCCTTCGATAAACAT comes from the Cupriavidus basilensis genome and includes:
- a CDS encoding DMT family transporter; translation: MQSLWMLFAAFAFSLMGVGVKLASEIYATGEIVFYRSLIGVIIMWTVLASSGTSVRTPHMAMHIKRSLFGVTALLLWFTSITMLPLATAMTLNYMSPVWIALILGAGAALTGTGGADRKLIGAILMSFGGVICLLQPSVGHNQLTGGLIGLISGMFTALAYVEVRQLGQLGEPEGRIVFYFSAVGMVVGLAWMLYTGPSTHTWRGAGLLLAIGILATLGQTAMTRAYKRGNTLLTANLQYAGIVFSSLWGMIVWRDQLNWLSWVGMALIIASGIATTLTRAREGSNQQPTADTPVKSAEAEVHPEV
- a CDS encoding ZIP family metal transporter; this encodes MIDSTLVYILLAATISGVGSIFGAALLSLTVASRVVERMVSFSVGVLLATALLHSLPEAFESGADPRALFGTLLAGLLGFFLLEKVALLRHSHHHEGDGHHHHHGHDREEAGRSGMTILVGDTFHNFADGIVIAAAFLADPHIGLVTALAIAAHEIPQEVGDFIVLLNAGFSKARAFAFNLLSSLAAIAGGVVGYYLLDQMSGWIPYVLVIASSSFVYIAVSDLMPQMQRKPRWRESIIQVVLVATGICAIFFITNGVHEAHGHGHPHGVAAAAR
- a CDS encoding dienelactone hydrolase family protein, with protein sequence MLKPEVESLVPSQSFDRRAFVKTALGSAFAAAALPVMAQAIKTDFAGLAAGEVTIPSGGFNMPAYRAQPEGKTNLPVVLVVSEIFGVHEHIADICRRFAKLGYLAIAPELFARQGDPSSFGTIQELQAKLISKVPDEQVMGDLDAAVAWAKDNGGNTSRLAITGFCWGGRITWLYAAHSQQIKAGVAWYGQLVGEPTPIKPRNPIDLVGQLKVPVLGLYGGKDTGITQEQVEKMKAALAASNDPSAKASTFVVYPESGHAFNADYRPSYREADAKDGWQRCLAWFKQHGV
- a CDS encoding sulfurtransferase yields the protein MFTTLISSQDLRALREDGSRHSVVIDCSFDLANPAAGREAYHVGHLPGAFYLHLDNELSGEKTGTNGRHPLPDPNTLSARLRVLGVNDDTQVIAYDAQGGMYAARAWWLLRWLGHGAVAVLDGGKNAWVAAGLPLEAGNTPEPENPGNLTRKAALVATVDADAVLANLANPTRLVVDARAADRFRGENETLDPVGGHIPGAANRFFKDNLEGNGSFKPASALRQEFGQVLGSKPASEAIMQCGSGVTACHNLLALEVAGMPGAALYPGSWSEWCADPARPVASGS